The Corallococcus soli region CGTCCGGACCGTCCCGGCCGCCGTGCCATCCGACCTCCACAGCTCCAGCCGGCTCCCCGAGGGCGCCACCGGCACGATGCGGAAGAAGCCCAGCGCGCCGCCCACCTGTGCGGGGCCCGCGAACTGCGTGCTCGCGGGCCCCGGTGTCAGGTCCACGACGGGCCGCGTGCCCGCCGCCGTGCCGTCGGTGACCCACAGCTCCCGCCCCAGCACCGCGTCACCGACGCTGAAGAAGAGCTGGGAGCCCACGGCGGTGAAGCCGCTCAGCGCCCGGTAGCCGGTGGTGCCCTCGTCGGGGAACTCCTTCACCGGGACGGTGCCCGCGGTCGTCCCGTCGCTCTTCCACAGCGTGGACTGCCCGCCGACGACGTCCGTCGCGAAGTAGAGCGTGCCCTGGAACACCGACAGGCCGTAGGGACTGGGACGCCAGGGCGGCGGCAGCGGAGTCCCCGGGGCGATGACGTCCTTCACCTTCACGGCCACCCCGGGGGCGCACGCCTGGGCCTGGACCGGTGCTTCGCTCAAGCGCGGCTCGCCCACCGTTTCGGGTTCGACGCCACCACATCCCACCAGCCCCACACCGACCACGGCCCACCAGGCCTTCACGCGCATGTCCGCTCCTTGGCTTCACGAAAGCCGACGGACGTTGGGGAGCCCGGGGGTGGACGGACACCCGTCCTCGGGGGCATGTGGGTGCTGCCCTCGCGACATTGAAGCCCGCCACCGGAGTGCCGGCGACCGTCCGGTGGCGGATGTCGCGGGGCAGCGTCCCCCCGCGTGACGCGGCTAGGGGGAAGCCGCGACAGGTGTGCCCGGATGGGCGTCCACGCCAATCACGTCGCGCACGGAGGTGAAGCCATCGCGGGCCAGCAGCGCACCCAGGTCGCGCAGGATGCGGCCCACCATGCCCGGGCCCTCGTAGATGAAACCCGTGTACACCTGCACCACGGTGGCGCCCGCGCGCAGCTTCTCGTAGACGTCCTGGGCGGTGAACACGCCGCCCACGCCGATGAGGGGCAGGGTGCCCCGGCCGCGCTGGTAGGCGCGGCGGATGACGGCGTTGGACAGCTCGCGCACGGGGGCGCCGGAGAGTCCCCCGGCCTCCTTGGCGTGCCTGTGCTCGAAGGGGCGGGTGATGGTGGTGTTGGTGGCGATGAGGCCGGACAGCCCGCGCTCCAGGGCCACGTCCACCACCTCGTCCACGGCCTCCGGGGTGAGGTCCGGGGCGATCTTCAGGAACAGCGGCGTGCCCGGCGCCACCTGGCCCATGCGCTCCTGCACGGCGCGCAGCAGGGCGGACAGCTGCTCCGGCTCCTGGAGCGTGCGCAGGCCGGGCGTGTTGGGTGAGGACGCGTTGACGACCACGTAGTCCCCCAGCGGCGCGAGCGCGTCCACGCACGCCACATAGTCGTCCACCGCGCGCTCCAGCGGCGTGTCCTTGTTCTTGCCGATGTTCACGCCCAGCGGGCCGGGCTTCCACGTCCGGCCCGTCAGGTGGGCCAGGGCGGTGGCGGCGCCGTGGTTGTTGAAGCCCATGCGGTTGATGACCGCGCGGTGCTCCGGCAGCCGGAACAGGCGCGGCTTCGGGTTGCCGGGCTGGGGCTTCGGCGTGACGGTGCCCACCTCCACGGCGGAGAAGCCGCAGGCGAACAGCCCGTCCACGGCCTCCGCGTCCTTGTCCAGGCCGGCGGCGAGCGCCACCGGGTGGGCGAAGCGCAGCCCGGCCAGCTCCACGCCCAGGTCCATGGGGGCCTGGGCCAGGGTGCGCTCGCGCATGGACTGGCACAGGGACGGCATCCGCCCCAGGGCCGCGAGCCCGGACATCCCCAGCCGGTGCGCGGGCTCCGGCGGGAGGGTGAAGAGCAGCGAGCGCGTGAGGCCGTACATGGCGCTCAGGCGGGGATGAAGGACGCCTCGCGCGCCCACGCGAGTGCCTGGTCCACCTGCTCCGGGGTGAGCAGGCCGTTGGACTCGACGATCTCAATCTCCCGCTGCATGTCCGTCTCCAGCAGGTAGGGGCCGTCCGTGTTGATGGTGAACTTCACCTTGCGGTCCCAGAACGTCTGCATGATGTGCTTGAGCTCGGCCAGGTCCGCCACCGCGCGGGTGTGGATGTTGGACGTGGGGCACAGCTCCAGCGTGATGTTGTTCTCGCGCAGGACCTTCATCGCGGACTCGTCGTAGGCGGCGCGGATGCCATGGCCGATGCGGTTCGGCTTGAGCTTCTCCACCGCCGCCATCAGGCCCTCGGAGCCCGTGCCGGCCGTCTCGCCGGTGTGCACGGTGCACTTGAGGCCGCCCTTGCGCGCGCGGGCGTACAGGTCCTCGTACTCCGCGAGCGCGGGCTTGTGCTCCATGGCGTCGCGCTCCGTGCCGGCCAGGTCGATGCCGTACACGCCGCGGTTGCGGTACTTGATGGCCTTCTCCACGATGATGCTGTTGAGCTTGTGGTCGAACTCGCGGGCCAGGCAGAAGATGAAGCCCACCTTCACGCCGTACTCCAGCACCGCGCGGTCCATGCCCCGGAGCGCGGCGTGGATGATGTGGTCCAGGTCCAGCTCGGAGGACAGGTTGCGCTTCATCGGGTTGAAGCGCAGCTCGATCTGCGTGACGCGGCTGCCCCGGTACTCCTTGCCAATCACCTCGTAGACGGAGCGCTCGATGGCGCTGGGAGAGGATTGGATCTTCTCCGTCCAGGTGTGGAGGATCTTCAGGTAGTCGTCGAGGCTGCCCACCTTGCCCGGACGGGAGGTGATGAGCTCGACGAAGTCGAAGTAGTTTTTGACCGGGAGCTTGAAGCCCTGTTGGTGGGCAATGGACCACAGGATGTGCGGG contains the following coding sequences:
- the add gene encoding adenosine deaminase, coding for MVRDLIDLHIHVGGAVAPHILWSIAHQQGFKLPVKNYFDFVELITSRPGKVGSLDDYLKILHTWTEKIQSSPSAIERSVYEVIGKEYRGSRVTQIELRFNPMKRNLSSELDLDHIIHAALRGMDRAVLEYGVKVGFIFCLAREFDHKLNSIIVEKAIKYRNRGVYGIDLAGTERDAMEHKPALAEYEDLYARARKGGLKCTVHTGETAGTGSEGLMAAVEKLKPNRIGHGIRAAYDESAMKVLRENNITLELCPTSNIHTRAVADLAELKHIMQTFWDRKVKFTINTDGPYLLETDMQREIEIVESNGLLTPEQVDQALAWAREASFIPA
- a CDS encoding quinone-dependent dihydroorotate dehydrogenase, producing the protein MYGLTRSLLFTLPPEPAHRLGMSGLAALGRMPSLCQSMRERTLAQAPMDLGVELAGLRFAHPVALAAGLDKDAEAVDGLFACGFSAVEVGTVTPKPQPGNPKPRLFRLPEHRAVINRMGFNNHGAATALAHLTGRTWKPGPLGVNIGKNKDTPLERAVDDYVACVDALAPLGDYVVVNASSPNTPGLRTLQEPEQLSALLRAVQERMGQVAPGTPLFLKIAPDLTPEAVDEVVDVALERGLSGLIATNTTITRPFEHRHAKEAGGLSGAPVRELSNAVIRRAYQRGRGTLPLIGVGGVFTAQDVYEKLRAGATVVQVYTGFIYEGPGMVGRILRDLGALLARDGFTSVRDVIGVDAHPGTPVAASP